A window of Streptomyces gilvosporeus contains these coding sequences:
- a CDS encoding NAD(P)-binding domain-containing protein translates to MKPIGIIGVGEIGRAIVEGLHHGAAGSAEVFLSPRGARTAAELSERYEGVRVCADNQEVVDRSELVIIAVRRQDRHEALAGLKVDEDRIVVNVMAGVGNDELRRILATEATEATEATEATDVPLVRAIPLPAIRERRSVTVTCPSHPEVDSLFEQLGGALPVPDEDAFNVLSALTGTLTAHYTYLATLTSWAAGHGIAPDEADRYVRGLFQGIGRSLGDETRSLHQLAADHETPGGNNERIRTTWFDRANSEALKKALDGLLADLK, encoded by the coding sequence GTGAAGCCCATCGGCATCATCGGAGTCGGCGAGATCGGCCGGGCCATCGTAGAGGGCCTGCATCACGGGGCCGCTGGGTCGGCAGAGGTCTTCCTCTCCCCGCGGGGAGCCCGTACTGCCGCGGAGCTGTCCGAGCGCTACGAGGGCGTTCGGGTGTGCGCCGACAACCAGGAGGTGGTCGACCGTTCCGAGTTGGTGATCATCGCCGTGCGCCGCCAGGACCGGCACGAAGCGCTCGCCGGGCTGAAGGTGGACGAGGACAGGATCGTGGTCAATGTGATGGCCGGCGTCGGCAACGACGAGCTGCGCCGGATACTTGCCACCGAGGCCACCGAGGCCACCGAGGCCACCGAGGCCACCGACGTCCCGCTGGTCCGGGCCATCCCCCTGCCCGCTATCCGCGAACGCCGCTCCGTCACGGTGACCTGCCCCTCGCACCCGGAGGTGGACTCCCTCTTCGAGCAGCTGGGCGGAGCGCTCCCCGTCCCGGACGAGGACGCCTTCAACGTCCTCTCCGCGCTGACGGGAACGCTCACCGCCCACTACACCTATCTCGCCACGCTCACCTCGTGGGCCGCCGGCCACGGCATCGCCCCCGACGAGGCCGACCGCTACGTTCGCGGTCTCTTCCAGGGCATCGGCCGCTCCCTGGGTGACGAGACCCGCTCCTTGCACCAACTGGCCGCCGACCACGAGACCCCGGGCGGCAACAACGAACGCATCCGCACCACCTGGTTCGACCGGGCCAACTCCGAAGCCCTCAAGAAGGCCCTGGACGGCCTCCTCGCCGATCTGAAGTAG
- a CDS encoding MDR family MFS transporter: MTAAIQEQPAVQAGRIPTVVRLLVMATFVVILNETILINAIPRLMDSLRITEQSAQWVSTAFMLTMAAVIPITGWFLQRVTTRQAYAIAMGVFLAGTALSAVAPSFAVLLMGRIVQAAGTAVMMPLLMTTLMIVVPEHDRGRVMGNVTLAISVAPALGPAVSGLILQAGSWRMLFVVVLPIAGLVTLLGMRKVENISEPQVSSIDWLSVSVAALGFGGLVYGLSLLGDTGGRAELGIGIVIAGVAAIAIFVFRQLKLQRTGVPLMDLRTLKHRAYGLSLALISIGFLAMLGSMILLPLYLQKIRGLSPLETGLLVMPGGLAMGLLGPTVGKIFDRFGSRPLVLPGSIGMVLALGGFTQVSMTMPYWQVLGLHALLMVSLAATFTPVFTLGMGALPPHLYSHGSSMLGTLQQVAAAFGTALVVTVMSARSGHLVADGIAAVPAQLSGMKLAFGVAAALTLVTIVVAAKLPPRIAAADAPDHVSPADQPTGS, translated from the coding sequence ATGACCGCTGCGATACAAGAACAACCTGCCGTACAGGCGGGCCGAATACCGACCGTGGTGCGGCTGCTGGTGATGGCCACGTTCGTGGTGATCCTGAACGAGACGATCTTGATCAACGCCATCCCGAGGTTGATGGACTCGTTGCGCATCACCGAGCAGTCGGCGCAGTGGGTATCCACCGCGTTCATGCTGACGATGGCCGCCGTGATTCCGATCACCGGCTGGTTCCTGCAACGGGTCACCACCCGCCAGGCTTACGCGATCGCGATGGGCGTGTTCCTCGCGGGCACCGCTCTGTCAGCAGTCGCGCCGTCCTTCGCGGTGCTGCTGATGGGTCGGATCGTGCAGGCCGCAGGCACCGCCGTGATGATGCCTCTGCTGATGACCACGTTGATGATCGTGGTGCCCGAGCATGACCGCGGCCGGGTGATGGGCAACGTCACCCTGGCGATCTCGGTGGCTCCCGCGCTCGGCCCCGCCGTGTCCGGGCTGATCCTGCAAGCCGGCTCCTGGCGCATGCTGTTCGTGGTCGTCCTGCCGATCGCGGGTCTGGTGACCCTGCTCGGCATGCGCAAGGTGGAGAACATCAGCGAGCCGCAGGTGAGCTCCATCGACTGGCTCAGCGTCTCCGTGGCGGCGCTCGGCTTCGGCGGCCTGGTGTACGGCCTGAGCCTCCTCGGTGACACCGGCGGCAGGGCCGAACTCGGCATCGGCATCGTCATCGCCGGGGTCGCGGCCATCGCGATCTTCGTGTTCCGTCAGCTCAAGCTGCAACGCACCGGCGTACCGCTGATGGACCTGCGCACCCTCAAGCACCGGGCCTACGGCCTTTCCCTGGCCCTCATATCCATCGGTTTCCTGGCGATGCTCGGGTCGATGATCCTGCTGCCGCTCTACCTGCAGAAGATCCGCGGGCTCAGCCCGCTGGAGACCGGCCTGCTGGTCATGCCGGGCGGCCTGGCCATGGGACTGCTGGGGCCGACCGTCGGCAAGATATTCGACCGGTTCGGCAGTCGGCCGCTCGTACTGCCCGGCTCCATCGGCATGGTGCTCGCCCTGGGCGGTTTCACCCAGGTCTCGATGACGATGCCGTACTGGCAGGTGCTGGGACTGCACGCGCTGCTGATGGTGAGCCTGGCGGCGACGTTCACCCCCGTCTTCACGCTCGGCATGGGCGCGCTTCCCCCGCACCTGTACTCGCACGGCAGCTCGATGCTCGGGACGTTGCAGCAGGTCGCCGCAGCGTTCGGGACCGCGCTCGTGGTCACCGTGATGTCCGCGCGCAGCGGTCACCTGGTCGCCGACGGCATCGCCGCCGTACCCGCGCAACTGAGCGGTATGAAGCTGGCCTTCGGCGTCGCCGCCGCTCTCACCCTGGTGACGATCGTCGTCGCCGCGAAACTGCCGCCCCGGATCGCTGCCGCTGACGCCCCGGACCACGTCAGCCCCGCCGACCAGCCCACCGGATCGTGA
- a CDS encoding glycosyltransferase family 4 protein — protein sequence MKIAFLLHNAYGIGGTIRTTFNLAAALADRHDVEIVSMMRHRENPRLTIDPRVTLVPLVDTRPDSADTRNPLYSRAARAFPAAETQHRHYSRLIDVRVRELLRHHDADVFIGTRPGLNVYLARFGPRRALRIAQEHLSHDRHSKWLRAELAPYYRSLDALVTTTEADAAIYRARMPLSGTRVVAIPNSVPKPSLPPSDGTTKTVAAAGRLSPGKRYDLLIDAFAKVAAEHPDWHLRIYGDGPEHGRLADLVGRLGLGGTVHLVGARSPIEPEFAKASIVAVSSDAESFGMTIVEAMRCGVPVVSTDCPLGPAEIIREKADGLLVPVGDANALAQALCELIEDEPGRRRMGTTALHNAARFAPAPIAQRYEQLFAELRRARARRERPHRGIAFRVPLWCAPYLTTALRVAIRVRRRMRRTP from the coding sequence ATGAAGATCGCATTCCTCCTGCACAATGCCTATGGCATCGGCGGGACAATAAGGACCACGTTCAATCTCGCCGCCGCGCTGGCCGACCGGCACGACGTCGAGATCGTCTCCATGATGCGGCACCGCGAGAATCCACGTCTCACGATCGACCCCCGGGTCACTCTGGTCCCGTTGGTGGACACCCGGCCGGACAGCGCAGACACACGCAACCCGCTGTACTCCCGGGCCGCGCGGGCCTTCCCGGCAGCGGAAACACAGCATCGCCACTACAGCAGGCTCATCGACGTCCGCGTTCGGGAGTTGCTGCGCCACCACGACGCCGACGTATTCATCGGCACTCGGCCCGGTCTGAACGTCTACCTCGCGCGTTTCGGGCCGCGCCGCGCGTTGCGCATCGCCCAGGAGCACCTGAGCCATGACAGGCACAGCAAGTGGCTGCGCGCCGAGCTGGCCCCGTACTACAGGAGCCTGGACGCACTGGTCACCACGACCGAGGCAGACGCCGCCATCTACCGGGCCAGGATGCCGCTGTCGGGCACCCGCGTCGTCGCCATCCCCAACAGCGTCCCCAAGCCGTCGCTCCCGCCGTCCGACGGCACGACGAAAACCGTCGCAGCGGCGGGCCGGCTCTCTCCCGGCAAGCGCTACGACCTGCTCATCGACGCCTTCGCCAAGGTCGCCGCCGAGCACCCGGACTGGCACCTGCGGATCTACGGCGACGGGCCGGAACACGGGCGGCTGGCCGATCTCGTCGGCAGGCTCGGGCTGGGCGGCACCGTCCACCTGGTGGGAGCGCGCTCGCCCATCGAGCCGGAGTTCGCGAAGGCGTCGATCGTCGCGGTCTCCTCGGACGCCGAATCGTTCGGCATGACGATCGTGGAGGCGATGCGCTGCGGGGTGCCGGTGGTCAGCACCGACTGCCCGCTCGGCCCGGCCGAGATCATCCGCGAGAAGGCCGACGGCCTGCTGGTACCGGTGGGCGACGCGAACGCGCTCGCCCAGGCATTGTGCGAGCTCATCGAGGATGAGCCGGGCCGCCGCCGGATGGGCACGACCGCCCTCCACAACGCCGCCCGCTTCGCCCCGGCGCCCATCGCCCAGCGGTACGAGCAACTCTTCGCCGAACTGCGCCGGGCCCGCGCCCGGCGGGAAAGGCCACACCGCGGCATCGCCTTCCGAGTCCCGCTGTGGTGCGCGCCGTATCTGACGACCGCGCTCCGCGTTGCCATCCGGGTGCGACGCAGAATGCGCCGTACGCCATAG
- a CDS encoding sensor histidine kinase, translating into MTRLAGEDEPGRRLGGPRFLRRLPIVLRLVIAVAAAMSLVLGGAAALVYWRVESALDQQLDADLATYHHNLVRDLRAGRSPSGPDGSAYQILDTHGHVIEASALVRRERLLSADEITAADGGTTVHRDIGGLLALNPHTLRLTAQRVRLPGHRTVIAVAALRRGHRDEALRELLAQLALADGLTLLAASYVGYRTARAALDPVERYRHRAATLADAAPRVRLPVPEDRDDELTRLGHTLNQMLDRLESAAERERRFLADASHELRTPLSLLRAELDVALHRPRSADELTETLRSVDTEVQRLIDLSNALLDLEELGSTEHLTRAPVDLADLVETAVAPHLPAAEDDGRTLTVDVTPATVTIDARWLRPALSNMISNALRHGHGDIHVTAVARDGRVHLTVTDEGPGFPPDFLPRAFDRFTRAEASRTGQGSGLGLAFVAAVAASHDGTAHAENTDRGAAVGLDLSC; encoded by the coding sequence GTGACACGCCTCGCCGGCGAGGACGAACCCGGTCGCCGGCTCGGGGGTCCGCGGTTCCTTCGCCGACTGCCGATCGTGCTGCGCCTGGTCATCGCGGTCGCCGCCGCCATGTCGCTGGTCCTCGGCGGGGCCGCCGCGCTGGTGTACTGGCGCGTCGAGAGCGCCCTGGACCAGCAGCTCGATGCCGACCTCGCCACCTACCACCACAACCTGGTGCGCGATCTGCGCGCCGGCCGCTCGCCGAGCGGCCCGGACGGCAGCGCGTACCAGATCCTGGACACCCACGGACACGTCATCGAGGCCAGTGCCCTCGTACGCAGGGAACGCCTGCTCAGCGCCGACGAGATCACCGCTGCCGACGGCGGCACCACCGTCCACCGCGACATCGGCGGACTGCTGGCGCTCAACCCGCACACCCTGCGGCTGACGGCGCAACGGGTCCGACTGCCCGGCCACCGCACCGTGATCGCCGTCGCGGCCCTGCGCCGCGGCCACCGCGACGAGGCCCTGCGGGAGCTGCTGGCCCAGCTCGCCCTCGCCGACGGCCTCACCCTGCTCGCCGCCTCCTACGTCGGCTACCGCACCGCCCGCGCCGCGCTCGACCCGGTGGAGCGTTACCGGCACCGTGCCGCGACCCTGGCCGACGCCGCGCCCCGGGTACGCCTTCCCGTGCCCGAGGACCGCGACGACGAGCTCACCCGTCTCGGCCACACCCTCAACCAGATGCTCGACCGCCTCGAATCCGCCGCCGAACGCGAGCGCCGTTTCCTCGCGGACGCCAGCCACGAACTGCGCACCCCGCTGTCCCTGCTCCGCGCCGAACTCGACGTCGCCCTGCACCGTCCGCGCAGCGCCGACGAACTCACCGAGACCCTGCGCTCGGTCGACACCGAGGTCCAGCGGCTGATCGACCTGTCCAACGCCCTGCTGGACCTGGAGGAACTCGGCAGCACCGAGCACCTCACCCGCGCTCCGGTGGACCTGGCCGACCTGGTCGAGACCGCCGTCGCCCCACACCTCCCGGCTGCCGAGGACGACGGCCGTACGCTCACCGTCGACGTCACCCCGGCGACCGTCACCATCGATGCACGGTGGCTCCGGCCGGCCCTCAGCAACATGATCAGCAATGCCCTGCGCCACGGACACGGGGATATCCACGTCACCGCAGTCGCCCGCGACGGCAGGGTCCACCTCACCGTCACCGACGAAGGGCCCGGCTTCCCGCCCGACTTCCTGCCCCGCGCGTTCGACCGCTTCACCCGCGCCGAAGCCAGCCGCACCGGCCAGGGATCCGGCCTCGGGCTCGCCTTCGTCGCAGCCGTGGCCGCCTCGCACGACGGCACCGCCCACGCCGAGAACACCGACCGCGGCGCCGCCGTCGGCCTCGACCTCTCCTGCTGA
- a CDS encoding response regulator transcription factor — MHFLVVEDEVKLADLIVRYLRESGHTADSWHDGPGGLDAARDPRVDAVVLDVMLPGIDGVEVCRTLRREGNDVPVVLLTARGAISERVAGLDAGADDYLVKPFAMEELHARLRTVSRRRPTPTGRLEVGDLVLDPEQRRAWRAGVELELSRREFAVLDVLMDNAGRVVSRAHLLDEVWDGEADPRSNAIDVHISKLRAKIDKAFGRSSITTLRGTGYRLETRQ, encoded by the coding sequence GTGCACTTCCTGGTCGTCGAGGACGAGGTCAAACTGGCCGACCTGATCGTCCGCTATCTGCGCGAATCCGGCCATACCGCCGATAGTTGGCATGACGGGCCCGGCGGGCTGGACGCTGCCCGCGATCCGCGGGTGGACGCCGTCGTGCTGGACGTGATGCTGCCCGGTATCGACGGCGTGGAGGTCTGCCGGACCCTGCGCCGGGAGGGCAACGACGTCCCCGTCGTGCTGCTGACCGCCCGCGGCGCGATCAGCGAGCGGGTCGCGGGGCTGGACGCGGGCGCCGACGACTACCTGGTCAAGCCCTTCGCCATGGAGGAGTTGCACGCCCGTCTGCGGACCGTCTCGCGCCGCAGGCCCACCCCGACCGGACGGCTGGAGGTCGGTGATCTCGTCCTCGACCCCGAGCAGCGGCGGGCCTGGCGGGCGGGGGTCGAACTGGAGCTGTCGCGGCGGGAGTTCGCCGTACTCGACGTGCTGATGGACAACGCCGGGCGCGTGGTCAGCCGGGCCCACCTCCTGGACGAGGTGTGGGACGGCGAGGCCGACCCGCGCAGCAACGCCATCGACGTGCACATCTCCAAGCTGCGGGCGAAGATCGACAAAGCCTTCGGACGGAGCAGCATCACCACCCTGCGGGGTACGGGGTACCGCCTGGAGACCCGGCAGTGA
- a CDS encoding DUF4956 domain-containing protein, translating to MLAPTIMLAGKSLAAALTVGDLAARAGLDVLALLVLVGWLYRRRRTVPEMPLALTALNLGLFAAMTAISAGKFPAGVGFGLFGVISLVRLRSAAFTVRDVAYAFMALVIALGNGLPQRETWLIVGLDVLLLAAVLLVDDPASQQLTRTTRITLDRVYGDAAEIRADLTARLGTAPLDVEVDEIDYVRETTRVTARYPVEETAQVFLPGQRDARTPTPVAADAAEGRSL from the coding sequence ATGCTCGCCCCGACAATCATGCTCGCCGGCAAGAGCCTCGCCGCGGCACTGACCGTGGGAGACCTGGCGGCGCGCGCCGGCCTGGACGTCCTCGCCCTGCTGGTGCTGGTCGGCTGGCTGTACCGACGCCGCCGCACGGTGCCGGAGATGCCGCTCGCGCTGACGGCGCTCAACCTCGGACTCTTCGCCGCGATGACCGCGATCAGCGCGGGGAAGTTCCCGGCCGGCGTCGGATTCGGCCTGTTCGGCGTCATTTCGCTGGTCCGGCTGCGCAGCGCCGCCTTCACCGTCAGGGACGTCGCCTACGCCTTCATGGCGCTGGTGATCGCCCTCGGAAACGGGCTGCCGCAGCGCGAGACATGGCTGATCGTCGGCCTGGACGTCCTGCTGCTCGCCGCGGTCCTGCTGGTCGACGACCCGGCGTCCCAGCAGCTCACCCGCACGACGAGGATCACGCTGGACCGTGTCTACGGTGATGCCGCCGAGATCCGCGCCGATCTGACGGCCCGGCTCGGGACCGCACCGCTCGACGTCGAGGTCGACGAGATCGACTACGTACGCGAGACGACCCGGGTCACCGCCCGGTACCCGGTGGAGGAGACCGCGCAGGTCTTCCTCCCCGGGCAGCGGGACGCGCGGACGCCGACGCCGGTCGCCGCCGACGCGGCCGAGGGGAGGTCGCTGTGA
- a CDS encoding polyphosphate polymerase domain-containing protein, which yields MSAAPTLRADPDGTAEDRAPLAGLLGLDAPRAASLAEIDAAAALQHRVDRKYLVPTASAARLVAALAPTHRVLDIRGRRTTDYRSTYFDTGHLAAWRAHVQGRRRRWKVRTRLYSEDRLCRVEVKTKDGRGATVKRALTVDPDAYGRLDAGSEAVAFVDRVLADRGIGITAADLTPAGEVRYVRAALADLEAGSRVTLDARLTCHRDGRTAALDPGYVLIETKGGPRPAAADRHLLRLGARPVSVSKYVIGLSLLVPGLPDNDVRRLARTRFHTIRRAAAPPVVAPLERNTPA from the coding sequence GTGAGCGCCGCGCCCACCCTGCGCGCGGACCCGGACGGGACTGCCGAGGACCGCGCACCGCTCGCCGGACTGCTCGGGCTGGACGCTCCGAGGGCGGCCTCCCTCGCCGAGATCGACGCCGCGGCCGCCCTCCAGCACCGGGTGGACCGCAAGTACCTCGTGCCGACCGCGTCGGCGGCCCGCCTGGTGGCCGCCCTCGCGCCGACCCACCGCGTCCTGGACATCCGCGGCCGCCGCACCACCGACTACCGCAGCACCTACTTCGACACCGGGCACCTGGCCGCGTGGCGCGCACATGTCCAAGGGCGCCGCCGCCGGTGGAAGGTGCGCACCCGGCTGTACTCCGAGGACCGGCTGTGCCGGGTCGAGGTCAAGACCAAGGACGGCCGCGGCGCCACCGTGAAGCGCGCGCTGACCGTCGACCCGGACGCCTACGGCCGTCTCGACGCCGGCTCCGAGGCCGTCGCCTTCGTCGACCGGGTGCTCGCGGACCGCGGGATCGGGATCACCGCCGCCGACCTCACCCCGGCAGGCGAGGTCCGCTACGTACGGGCCGCCCTCGCCGACCTCGAAGCGGGCTCCCGGGTCACCCTGGACGCCCGGCTCACCTGCCATCGCGACGGCCGGACGGCCGCCCTCGATCCGGGCTACGTCCTGATCGAGACCAAAGGCGGCCCCCGCCCGGCCGCCGCCGACCGGCACCTGCTCCGCCTGGGCGCCCGGCCGGTGTCCGTCAGCAAGTACGTCATCGGGCTGTCGCTGCTCGTACCGGGGCTGCCCGACAACGACGTCCGCCGCCTGGCCCGTACCCGCTTCCACACGATCCGGCGCGCCGCCGCGCCCCCTGTCGTCGCCCCGCTCGAAAGGAACACCCCCGCATGA
- a CDS encoding phosphatase PAP2 family protein: MNRPSRLKWQYPVIAVVATGAVGFGLMHASAATVGAKKPGATALIKKNPPPALFSDADVAALAKQRQAQKSTADALFTQWKKAHGSRRNDRAFAAWAEKQVPAPPAKAARTAELHQVQKLAKTRTAAGKKAATWLELHGKKDIWQLYLHDQRELIPQSQGAAEKARLKTALKLAKTITDQLATRDKQPAPYVLDPSLRPDKHLKAGQKGPYSYPSRHAAKAGAAVTLLSAWAPHRAEDYQAMAAQIVYSRLYMAGHVNSDITAGTLVGDLVGDYLLNAAGN, translated from the coding sequence ATGAACCGCCCCAGCCGCCTGAAGTGGCAGTACCCCGTGATCGCCGTAGTCGCCACCGGAGCCGTCGGCTTCGGTCTGATGCACGCCTCGGCCGCCACCGTAGGCGCGAAGAAGCCGGGTGCGACCGCGCTGATCAAGAAGAATCCCCCGCCCGCGCTCTTCTCCGACGCCGACGTGGCCGCCCTGGCCAAGCAGCGTCAGGCGCAGAAGAGCACCGCGGACGCCCTGTTCACCCAGTGGAAGAAGGCCCACGGTTCCCGGCGCAACGACCGCGCCTTCGCCGCCTGGGCCGAGAAGCAGGTGCCCGCGCCGCCCGCCAAGGCCGCCCGCACCGCCGAACTCCACCAGGTGCAGAAGCTCGCCAAGACCCGTACCGCGGCCGGGAAGAAGGCCGCGACCTGGCTGGAGCTCCACGGCAAGAAGGACATCTGGCAGCTCTACCTGCACGACCAGCGCGAACTGATCCCGCAGAGCCAAGGGGCCGCGGAAAAGGCCCGGTTGAAGACCGCCCTCAAACTCGCCAAGACCATCACCGACCAGCTGGCCACCCGCGACAAGCAGCCCGCGCCCTACGTCCTCGACCCGTCACTGCGCCCCGACAAGCACCTGAAAGCCGGACAGAAGGGGCCCTACTCCTACCCCTCCCGCCACGCGGCCAAGGCCGGCGCCGCCGTGACCCTCCTCAGCGCCTGGGCGCCGCACCGCGCCGAGGACTACCAGGCGATGGCCGCCCAGATCGTCTACTCCCGTCTCTACATGGCCGGCCATGTGAACAGTGACATCACCGCCGGCACCCTCGTCGGCGACCTCGTCGGCGACTACCTGCTGAACGCCGCGGGCAACTAG
- a CDS encoding peroxidase family protein, translating to MTDAPPHTTGTSTRPAAAPPETAAPPGLLERLCSAGFARLNRSREWHQLPAPLALLNLRVLRDDLRRDNLHDTYGAGGERTRRAPADLPPYRSYDGSAYDTHDEDMGRVGTRLDRNAPLHLAFPDPEAELMSPSPREVSRHLLARRGFIPAPTLNLLAAAWIQFENHGWANHGENHQADPFTVPLAEDDDWAGACPMRINRTRPDPVAHTTPDAPPTYENTVTHWWDGSQIYGSTEERCRSLRTGESGRLIIRNGRLPTDPAPGLSCLDATGMNSDYWTGLSLLHTLFAKEHNAICDHLRAHYPTWDDERLFHTARLVNTALMAKIHTVEWTPGILDTPVLHRAMNANWYGVLPRWVRRKYGRIGSGEMLSGILGSPTHHHAAPFSMTEEFVSAYRLHPLIPDELTLRDHRSGRRGETIGFDDMQGATTRTAIDAHGMSDLFYSFGTAHPGALVLHNHPDALRNLARLTGEHIDLGTVDILRDRERGIPRYNAYRQMLRKRPVASFEELTGGHPTDTRLLEELYEGRLDRVDVLVGNLAEPRPAGFGFSDSLFRIFILMASRRLKSDRFFTTDYRPEIYTPEGLEWIDRNGMIRVLLRHHPELAPALDGVSNAFAPWRNL from the coding sequence ATGACCGACGCCCCGCCCCACACCACCGGCACGTCCACCCGCCCGGCCGCCGCACCGCCGGAGACCGCCGCCCCACCCGGCCTCCTCGAACGCCTCTGCTCCGCAGGCTTCGCCCGCCTCAACCGCAGCCGCGAATGGCATCAACTGCCCGCGCCTCTCGCCCTGTTGAACCTCCGCGTGCTCCGCGACGATCTGCGCCGCGACAACCTGCACGACACCTACGGCGCCGGCGGCGAGCGCACCCGCCGCGCCCCGGCCGACCTGCCGCCCTACCGCTCGTACGACGGATCGGCCTACGACACCCACGACGAGGACATGGGCCGGGTCGGCACCCGCCTGGACCGCAACGCCCCGCTCCACCTCGCCTTCCCCGACCCCGAAGCCGAGCTGATGTCGCCCAGCCCGCGCGAGGTCAGCCGCCATCTCCTGGCCAGGCGCGGCTTCATCCCGGCGCCCACCCTCAACCTGCTGGCCGCCGCGTGGATCCAGTTCGAGAACCACGGCTGGGCCAACCACGGCGAGAACCACCAGGCCGACCCTTTCACCGTGCCACTGGCCGAGGACGACGACTGGGCCGGCGCGTGCCCCATGCGCATCAACCGCACCCGCCCCGACCCGGTCGCGCACACCACCCCCGACGCCCCACCCACCTACGAGAACACCGTCACGCACTGGTGGGACGGCTCACAGATCTACGGTTCCACCGAGGAGCGCTGCCGGTCGCTGCGCACCGGCGAGTCGGGGCGGCTCATCATCCGCAACGGCCGGCTGCCGACCGATCCCGCACCGGGCCTGTCCTGCCTCGACGCCACCGGAATGAACAGCGACTACTGGACCGGCCTGTCTCTGCTGCACACGCTGTTCGCCAAGGAACACAACGCCATCTGCGACCACCTGCGCGCGCACTACCCCACCTGGGACGACGAACGGCTCTTCCACACCGCCCGGCTCGTCAACACCGCGCTGATGGCCAAGATCCACACGGTGGAGTGGACACCGGGCATTCTCGACACCCCCGTCCTGCACCGGGCGATGAACGCCAACTGGTACGGCGTCCTGCCCCGTTGGGTCCGCCGGAAGTACGGCCGTATCGGCAGCGGCGAGATGCTCAGCGGCATCCTCGGCTCCCCGACCCACCACCACGCCGCTCCGTTCTCCATGACGGAGGAGTTCGTCTCCGCCTATCGACTCCACCCCCTCATCCCGGACGAACTGACCCTCCGCGACCACCGCTCGGGCCGCCGGGGCGAGACGATCGGCTTCGACGACATGCAGGGCGCCACCACCCGCACCGCGATCGACGCCCACGGCATGAGCGACCTCTTCTACAGCTTCGGCACCGCCCATCCCGGCGCCCTGGTCCTGCACAACCACCCCGACGCGCTGCGCAACCTGGCCCGGCTGACCGGCGAGCACATCGACCTGGGCACCGTCGACATCCTGCGGGACCGCGAACGCGGCATCCCCCGCTACAACGCCTACCGGCAGATGCTCCGCAAGCGGCCCGTCGCCTCCTTCGAGGAACTCACCGGCGGCCATCCCACCGACACCCGGCTGCTGGAAGAGCTGTACGAGGGCCGCCTCGACCGCGTCGACGTCCTCGTCGGCAACCTCGCCGAGCCGCGCCCCGCCGGCTTCGGCTTCAGCGACTCCCTCTTCCGTATCTTCATCCTGATGGCCAGCCGACGCCTGAAGAGCGACCGCTTCTTCACCACCGACTACCGGCCCGAGATCTACACCCCCGAAGGGCTGGAGTGGATCGACCGGAACGGCATGATCCGCGTCCTCCTGCGCCACCACCCCGAACTCGCCCCCGCGCTGGACGGGGTCTCCAACGCCTTCGCCCCGTGGAGGAACCTGTGA